DNA from Bacillota bacterium:
ATTTTTTCGGCATTCCTGGCAAAGCATAGATAAATTCTCCCTTATAGAATTTAATATCCGGTCTTCAGAAGCTCTTCAAGAATATCACTGAAAAGCCTTTTCTGTAATTTCCTTGTCTTTTCCCTGCTTAACCCGGCAAACAGGTAGATTTCATCACTGATGATCTTTTCCAGTAAGCGGGATTCCCTTCTTGAGATAATCTTGTCATCATACATTCGTTTGATCAAATGCTTCAGCCTTGAAGGTTCAAATTCTTCATCAGTGAGGATTGAAATAACCTCACGCCAGGCATCTGGTTGTTCCGGTTCAATACGATAAATCCGGATGCAACCGCTGCCCCCGCGCCTGCTCTCGACCAGGTATCCTCTTGCAAGCGAAAAACGTCGTTCCAAAACATAATTAATCTGAGAAGGAACACAATCAAATTTACCGGCCAGCTCGCGCCTCTTGATCTCTATATGCTGGTTAGTGCTAAGAGCCAGCAGTTTTTTCAAGTAATCTTCTATATAATCGGTAAGGTTGGGCATTAAAAACGGCCACTCCTTAAATGTTTGACCTTCTCTGACCTTAATAGTAATATCTCATTTTTCAGGGAAAATAGCAAGTGTCACAGGAGGAGTATATTGCGATTCTATCCGTTTATTGTCATTATTTCACTGGTTTTCTTCGCTTTGCGTCATTTTACTGCATAATATGTATAATACTGAAGATGCTTTCATATAGATAGAGGAGTTTTTAGTTCTTCCGGACTATACTGTTTTGCCAATATATTTCAAGAATCCCATTCAGTTCATATAAACGAGTAAAAAGATTGTTTAAGTCAGTTTCAAGGGGTAATTCAACTATAAGATCAATATTAACCTTATCTTCACCCGCTTCAGCGCTCTCGGGATCGCTGATTTCGCTCCGGCGGATGTTGATCATCATATCTCCAAGGGTAGCACCGACTCTTCCCAGCAAACCCGGTTGATCAAGGGCAACTATTTTAAGATGTTTCAGGCGGCGCCGGGAAAAAAAATATCTTTCAAATCTCCTGAGGGTTAGAAGGCTGATCAAAACAAAAACAGTTGTTAAAATTGCACCCAGGTAGAAACCTACCCCAATAGCCAGACCAACCCCGCTGACAACCCATATGGTGGCTGCCGTTGTCAAACCCTGTATACTACCCCGCTGCTGTATGATTGTTCCCGCACCGAGAAAGCCAATACCGGTTACCACCCCGGCAGCGATACGCCCGGGATCTGAAATGTAGCCCTGGCCGATAGCACCGGTAAATCCATAGGCGGAAACCATCATGATCAGCGCAGAACCGGCACAGACCAGAATATGGGTGCGAAAGCCTGCCGGGCGCCTGTGAGATTCACGTTCGAGCCCAATTAGACCCCCGAGAATGACAGCCAGCAATAACCTGAGAGCTGT
Protein-coding regions in this window:
- a CDS encoding CtsR family transcriptional regulator, translating into MPNLTDYIEDYLKKLLALSTNQHIEIKRRELAGKFDCVPSQINYVLERRFSLARGYLVESRRGGSGCIRIYRIEPEQPDAWREVISILTDEEFEPSRLKHLIKRMYDDKIISRRESRLLEKIISDEIYLFAGLSREKTRKLQKRLFSDILEELLKTGY
- a CDS encoding MgtC/SapB family protein, with the protein product MSIEYWETALRLLLAVILGGLIGLERESHRRPAGFRTHILVCAGSALIMMVSAYGFTGAIGQGYISDPGRIAAGVVTGIGFLGAGTIIQQRGSIQGLTTAATIWVVSGVGLAIGVGFYLGAILTTVFVLISLLTLRRFERYFFSRRRLKHLKIVALDQPGLLGRVGATLGDMMINIRRSEISDPESAEAGEDKVNIDLIVELPLETDLNNLFTRLYELNGILEIYWQNSIVRKN